CGCACCGATCGGAACCCGTCCCACCCCTCTTTCTCTGCAGAAGCCCGTCCAACTGGGAGCGGGGGCCTCCCTTTCCCCTCCCGCCGCGTCTGCCGCGTACGTCTGCCCTATGTGTCCCGAGGTCCGATCCCCGGTGCCCGCGGCCTGTCCCTCCTGCGGGATGGCCTTGGAATCGGCCACGCCCCTCCCCCCTTCCGCCGCGGTCGAGTATACCTGCCCCATGCACCCCGAGGTGGTTCGGAAGGCGCCGGGCGACTGCCCGATCTGCGGCATGGCCCTCGAACCTCGATCCCTCCCCTCCTCCGTCCGCGCCGATCCGGAGCTTCGCGCCATGACGCGAAGGTTCTGGTGGGCGCTCCTCCTGACCGCGCCGCTGTGGATCCTGGCCATGGCGGAGATGCTTCCCGGAAT
Above is a window of Acidobacteriota bacterium DNA encoding:
- a CDS encoding heavy metal-binding domain-containing protein; protein product: MTDEVLHGGRSVDPVCGMTVDSAAPRGGSAEHGGRSFHFCNPRCRERFLADPDRFLDPAYVPGGMAERRAPIGTRPTPLSLQKPVQLGAGASLSPPAASAAYVCPMCPEVRSPVPAACPSCGMALESATPLPPSAAVEYTCPMHPEVVRKAPGDCPICGMALEPRSLPSSVRADPELRAMTRRFWWALLLTAPLWILAMAEMLPG